One genomic window of Hymenobacter sp. J193 includes the following:
- a CDS encoding aldehyde reductase produces MKGKVLLTGISGFLGSHTAIHLLENGYEVTGTLRSLDRAEALRTLLARHTRQVDYLRFAQAELTDEHVWRDLTKGMDYVQHVASPNPRELPKNEDELIRPAVSGVLHVLRAAAANGVKRVVLTSSSSAVMYGRPEGRESGVYDESMWTDAANRADNTAYYRSKTLAEKAAWDFMATDTSGLELSAVLPGLILGPVLEEDFGNSANAVLKLLDGSMPAVPAMGFDVVDVRSVADLLLRAMEQPAAAGQRFLGTAGFLTLAQVAALLRTRFPGRQIPRRVLPNVLTRVLSWFDPAIRPILVDLGRQRQGDNRKAWQLLHWQPLGPEQAVIACAESLLALGLVN; encoded by the coding sequence ATGAAAGGCAAGGTATTGCTGACCGGCATTTCCGGTTTTCTCGGCTCGCACACGGCTATCCACCTCTTGGAAAACGGCTACGAAGTCACCGGCACGCTGCGGAGCCTGGACCGGGCCGAAGCCCTCAGAACCCTATTGGCGCGCCATACGCGCCAAGTAGACTACCTCCGCTTCGCCCAGGCCGAGCTGACGGACGAGCACGTGTGGCGCGACCTGACCAAAGGCATGGACTACGTGCAGCACGTGGCCTCCCCGAACCCGCGCGAGCTGCCCAAAAACGAAGACGAGCTGATTCGGCCCGCCGTCAGCGGCGTGCTGCACGTGCTGCGGGCCGCGGCCGCCAACGGGGTAAAGCGCGTGGTACTGACGTCTTCCTCCAGCGCCGTGATGTACGGACGCCCCGAAGGCCGGGAAAGCGGGGTCTACGACGAGTCGATGTGGACTGACGCCGCGAACCGGGCCGATAACACGGCCTATTACCGGAGCAAGACCCTGGCCGAAAAGGCTGCCTGGGACTTTATGGCCACCGATACCAGCGGCCTGGAGCTGAGCGCCGTGTTGCCCGGCCTGATATTGGGGCCGGTGCTGGAGGAAGACTTCGGCAACTCCGCCAACGCCGTGCTCAAGCTGCTGGACGGCAGCATGCCCGCCGTGCCGGCCATGGGCTTCGACGTCGTGGACGTGCGCTCGGTGGCCGACCTGCTGCTTCGGGCCATGGAGCAGCCCGCCGCCGCGGGCCAGCGCTTCCTGGGCACGGCGGGCTTCCTGACGCTGGCGCAGGTGGCCGCCCTGCTGCGCACCCGGTTTCCCGGCCGCCAAATTCCCCGGCGGGTGCTGCCGAATGTGCTGACCCGGGTGCTGAGTTGGTTTGACCCGGCCATCCGGCCCATCCTCGTGGACCTGGGCCGGCAAAGGCAAGGCGACAACCGAAAAGCCTGGCAGCTGTTACACTGGCAGCCGCTTGGCCCGGAGCAGGCCGTCATCGCCTGCGCCGAGAGCTTGCTGGCCCTCGGGCTGGTGAACTAA
- a CDS encoding RidA family protein, with protein sequence MEKRTVDPWKWGQFTNSVQAVEISQPAGTLYCSGQVALDAEGQPSTADMRSQLQQTFQNLEQLISEAGYECAGIVRLNVYTTSVAEFFASCADIYQAWLAKHGIRQATTLLEVKGLFATLTVELEATVVK encoded by the coding sequence ATGGAGAAGCGCACCGTAGACCCCTGGAAGTGGGGTCAGTTCACCAATTCAGTTCAAGCCGTTGAAATCAGTCAGCCAGCCGGCACGCTCTATTGCTCCGGACAGGTAGCCCTGGATGCGGAGGGCCAGCCCAGCACAGCCGATATGCGCAGCCAGCTGCAGCAAACTTTCCAGAATCTGGAGCAGCTTATCAGCGAGGCGGGCTATGAGTGCGCGGGCATCGTACGGCTGAATGTGTACACCACCTCGGTGGCCGAGTTCTTCGCCTCGTGCGCTGATATCTATCAGGCCTGGCTGGCCAAGCACGGCATCCGGCAAGCCACAACGCTGCTGGAAGTGAAGGGGCTTTTTGCCACCCTAACGGTAGAGCTGGAAGCCACCGTGGTGAAATAA
- a CDS encoding Crp/Fnr family transcriptional regulator: MENLRKAFSFGGVLSPAEIAALTGHFTPRRFRAGEHFCAPGEVSRQIGFVSAGVCRMYLVGSRPGEEATTCFLRPHQFIMAVESFYSNRPTSAGIQAITECELLRIDRSTWQHLSEEIPKLFILSKLLTEAALLGNNKDHDFLHFGTARQKYLEFVRRYPDLVLSVPQHYIASYLRITPQSLSRIRKSE, encoded by the coding sequence ATGGAAAATCTACGCAAGGCCTTCAGTTTTGGCGGGGTGCTGAGCCCGGCGGAAATTGCCGCCCTCACGGGCCATTTCACGCCCCGGCGGTTCCGGGCGGGCGAGCATTTCTGCGCCCCCGGCGAGGTTTCCCGCCAGATTGGCTTCGTCAGCGCCGGGGTGTGTCGCATGTATTTGGTGGGTTCCCGGCCGGGGGAGGAAGCTACGACGTGCTTTCTGCGGCCCCACCAGTTTATCATGGCCGTAGAGAGCTTCTACAGCAACCGGCCCACGTCGGCGGGCATTCAGGCCATCACCGAGTGCGAGCTGCTGCGCATCGACCGCAGCACCTGGCAGCACCTGAGCGAGGAAATCCCCAAGCTCTTCATCCTGAGCAAACTATTGACGGAGGCAGCGCTGCTTGGCAACAATAAGGACCACGACTTCCTGCATTTCGGCACCGCCAGGCAGAAATACCTGGAATTTGTCCGCCGCTACCCCGACTTGGTCTTGAGCGTGCCGCAGCACTACATTGCGTCTTACCTGCGCATCACGCCGCAGTCGCTAAGCCGCATTCGGAAAAGTGAGTAA
- a CDS encoding T9SS type A sorting domain-containing protein — translation MNLLRFLVLSTFLFLCARPGQAQRPVWTQLANKTQVPGYGVSNSATDLRGNTYTWQTIGGPSAIGSASLTTLPNRTDPRTGEVLAWNLDVCLAKFKPNGEVAWVVQGTDGTFTNQATSMAIDERGNIYVSGFNWHNFRFGAHTVAEAGYFLARVDSAGTVQWVQHLADYPLTLDKSFQAPQLATDAEGNCLMLGHSRNETSLSGQPLKVTGHYDAYLAKCNAAGKYQWVKQLFSTTTSTNVPAIAAQLTADAAGNSVVAGTFSDLLTLGTNGPQLDTTPVENFSPRNTFVARFDRDGQLLWTRQGNSSYVSGAATDYLGNTYLTGYSSGGPTAFGELYLMASDFFVLKYAPNGTEQWLQGTTGGFTRGVQTDIDGNVYLAGQHSGPVEISPFSLPASTGGYYDGFLLSYTPEGAVRWLYGVGGPGNLDNVGTPGLDAQQNLYAVLTSDSLNYLDGQPVAGSRNASVLVRLAQRANRLAGTVYLDQNGNGRRDATEGPFPRPVALTDTVSQQLFTSESPGTGAFQAFVDTGSWVVRPAVIPTYYTLSQPAPEHYAGHFSAYGQVADTLVFGLQPLSEQPDLRVTLTPYGAARPGFSVRYRLTLENVGTTTLPAGTATVTLDGRMQEQDISSSPAANISNHTVSWHYPTLTPFARRELDIAATLPVNTTPGTQLATVAEALVEADSAPADNKASLTQTVTGSFDPNNIEVNYQQLTAAQLAAGQPLDYTIRFQNMGTDTAFAVVLTDTLDNTKLQVASLQLVANSHNCTWRLLSSGVLIVRFPGIQLPHRSMDALRSQGFVRFRVQPRTTLAPGAIIPNHADIIFDYNHPVRTNTATTAVLLPTALVAARSAVAWSAYPNPTTEALTIEATLPTRGTVRVELLDLLGRCIRQQSVVSQAGAFQQALDVRAVAPGVYVLRLQLPDGRLVSRQVVRR, via the coding sequence ATGAACTTGCTACGCTTCCTGGTGCTCTCCACCTTCCTTTTCCTGTGTGCCCGGCCGGGGCAGGCCCAGCGGCCCGTCTGGACGCAGCTGGCCAACAAAACCCAGGTCCCCGGCTACGGCGTGAGCAACAGCGCCACCGATTTGCGGGGCAACACCTACACCTGGCAAACCATCGGTGGCCCGTCGGCCATTGGCTCAGCCAGCCTCACAACGCTGCCCAACCGCACCGACCCGCGCACGGGTGAGGTCCTGGCCTGGAACCTGGACGTATGCCTGGCCAAGTTCAAGCCCAACGGGGAGGTGGCCTGGGTGGTGCAGGGCACCGATGGCACCTTTACCAATCAGGCAACCAGTATGGCCATTGATGAGCGCGGCAACATTTACGTTTCGGGCTTCAACTGGCACAACTTCCGCTTTGGCGCCCACACGGTGGCGGAGGCGGGCTACTTCCTGGCCCGGGTGGATTCGGCGGGCACGGTGCAGTGGGTGCAGCACCTGGCCGATTATCCGCTCACGCTGGATAAGTCGTTTCAGGCGCCCCAGCTGGCTACCGATGCCGAGGGCAACTGCCTGATGCTCGGCCACAGCCGCAACGAAACGTCCCTGAGCGGGCAACCCCTCAAAGTTACCGGCCACTACGATGCCTACCTGGCCAAGTGCAACGCGGCGGGCAAGTACCAGTGGGTGAAACAGCTGTTTTCGACGACCACCAGCACCAATGTGCCGGCCATTGCGGCCCAGCTCACGGCCGATGCGGCCGGCAACAGCGTGGTGGCGGGCACCTTCAGCGACCTGCTCACGCTGGGCACCAACGGCCCCCAGCTAGACACCACCCCGGTGGAGAACTTTTCGCCGCGCAATACCTTCGTGGCCCGCTTCGACCGCGACGGGCAGCTGCTCTGGACGCGCCAGGGCAACAGCAGCTACGTGAGCGGGGCCGCTACCGATTACTTGGGCAATACCTACCTGACGGGCTACTCCTCGGGCGGTCCGACTGCCTTTGGCGAGCTATACCTCATGGCCAGTGACTTCTTCGTGCTGAAGTACGCTCCCAACGGCACGGAGCAGTGGCTGCAGGGAACTACGGGCGGCTTCACCCGCGGCGTGCAAACGGACATCGACGGCAACGTGTACCTGGCTGGTCAGCACAGCGGCCCTGTAGAGATAAGCCCGTTCAGCCTGCCGGCTTCCACGGGCGGCTATTACGATGGTTTCCTGCTCAGCTATACGCCCGAAGGAGCTGTGCGCTGGCTGTACGGCGTTGGTGGCCCTGGCAACCTGGATAATGTGGGTACTCCCGGCCTGGATGCCCAGCAGAACCTGTACGCCGTCCTCACCAGCGACTCGCTCAACTACCTGGATGGGCAGCCCGTAGCCGGCTCGCGCAATGCCTCGGTGCTGGTGCGCCTGGCGCAGCGGGCCAACCGTCTGGCCGGGACCGTGTACCTCGACCAGAACGGCAACGGCCGCCGCGACGCAACTGAAGGACCCTTTCCCCGCCCTGTGGCGCTGACCGATACGGTAAGTCAGCAGCTTTTTACGTCCGAAAGCCCCGGCACCGGCGCGTTTCAGGCTTTTGTTGATACCGGCAGTTGGGTGGTCCGGCCTGCTGTTATTCCAACGTACTACACCCTTAGCCAGCCCGCGCCGGAGCACTATGCCGGTCATTTTTCAGCCTATGGGCAGGTAGCCGATACGCTGGTGTTTGGGTTGCAGCCATTAAGCGAGCAGCCGGATCTGCGCGTTACGCTCACGCCCTACGGCGCGGCGCGGCCCGGCTTTTCAGTTCGCTACCGCCTCACGCTCGAGAATGTAGGCACCACCACGCTGCCGGCCGGCACAGCCACGGTTACGCTTGATGGGCGAATGCAGGAGCAGGATATCAGCAGCTCACCTGCGGCTAACATAAGCAACCATACCGTGAGCTGGCATTATCCGACCCTGACGCCTTTTGCCCGCCGGGAGCTGGATATAGCGGCCACCCTGCCCGTGAATACGACCCCGGGCACCCAACTGGCAACCGTTGCCGAGGCGTTGGTGGAAGCCGATAGCGCTCCGGCTGATAATAAAGCCAGCCTAACCCAGACCGTAACGGGTTCCTTCGACCCCAACAACATCGAAGTGAACTACCAGCAACTGACGGCCGCGCAACTGGCCGCCGGCCAGCCCTTGGACTATACCATCCGGTTTCAGAATATGGGCACCGACACGGCCTTTGCCGTGGTACTTACGGATACCCTCGACAACACGAAGCTGCAGGTGGCCAGCCTGCAGCTGGTGGCCAACTCCCACAACTGCACCTGGCGGCTGCTAAGCAGCGGCGTGCTTATCGTGCGCTTTCCGGGCATTCAGCTGCCCCACCGGAGTATGGATGCGCTCCGGTCCCAGGGGTTCGTGCGGTTCCGGGTGCAGCCGCGCACCACGCTGGCTCCCGGCGCCATAATTCCAAACCACGCTGATATCATCTTCGACTACAATCATCCGGTGCGCACGAATACGGCTACTACGGCGGTGCTGCTGCCCACGGCGCTGGTAGCGGCCCGCTCCGCCGTGGCCTGGAGCGCCTATCCCAATCCCACCACCGAAGCCCTGACCATTGAGGCAACTTTGCCCACGCGCGGCACGGTGCGGGTTGAGCTGCTGGACCTGCTGGGCCGCTGTATCCGGCAGCAGTCAGTTGTCAGTCAGGCCGGGGCCTTTCAGCAGGCGCTGGATGTGCGCGCCGTTGCACCGGGAGTGTACGTGCTGCGCCTGCAGCTCCCGGATGGCCGGCTGGTCAGCCGGCAGGTAGTGCGCCGGTAA
- a CDS encoding YafY family protein: MNRFDRVTALLIQLQARRKVSGAALAEQFGVSLRTVYRDLRTLEQAGVPLIGEPGVGYSLAEGYRLPPVMFTREEATALLTAEKLAARLTDAPTAQLSAAAMDKVRAVLRRPDRDHLDTLAPHIQVLGPQNHAGCPPAYQQLVAAISMHRVVNLSYQAAENQAPTTRDIEPLSLLLSRQWHVVAYCRLRQTIRHFRLDRIRHLELRTEVFAARPGLLQQHWAAEAARRPRERVVLRFQPAALLPALVQHLHDTKYQYGWAHEQRLPDGQLEMTLFIGELPYLATWLLPYAGALTIVEPAALAAPLRELAQRAHDFFCRPD; the protein is encoded by the coding sequence ATGAACCGATTTGACCGCGTCACGGCCCTGCTCATCCAGCTGCAGGCCAGGCGCAAAGTGAGCGGGGCCGCCCTAGCCGAGCAGTTTGGCGTGAGCTTGCGCACGGTGTATCGCGACCTGCGGACCCTGGAACAGGCCGGCGTGCCGCTTATCGGCGAGCCGGGCGTCGGCTACTCCCTGGCCGAGGGCTACCGCCTGCCGCCCGTTATGTTTACCCGCGAGGAAGCCACGGCCCTGCTCACAGCCGAAAAGCTGGCCGCCCGCCTGACTGACGCGCCCACGGCCCAGCTCAGCGCCGCGGCCATGGACAAGGTGCGCGCCGTGCTGCGCCGCCCCGACCGCGACCATCTTGACACCCTGGCGCCTCACATCCAGGTGCTCGGCCCCCAAAACCACGCCGGCTGCCCTCCGGCCTACCAGCAGCTGGTGGCGGCCATTTCGATGCACCGCGTGGTGAACCTGAGCTACCAGGCCGCCGAAAACCAGGCTCCCACTACCCGCGACATTGAGCCCCTCAGCCTGCTGCTAAGCCGGCAGTGGCACGTGGTAGCCTATTGCCGGCTGCGCCAGACCATCCGCCACTTCCGCCTGGACCGCATCCGGCATCTGGAGCTGCGAACCGAGGTTTTTGCCGCGCGCCCCGGCCTCCTGCAGCAGCACTGGGCCGCGGAAGCCGCCCGGCGGCCGCGTGAGCGGGTTGTGCTCCGTTTTCAGCCGGCCGCTCTCCTGCCCGCCCTGGTGCAGCACCTGCACGACACCAAGTACCAGTACGGCTGGGCCCACGAGCAGCGCCTGCCCGACGGGCAGCTCGAAATGACCCTGTTTATCGGGGAGCTTCCCTACCTGGCCACCTGGCTGCTGCCCTACGCCGGAGCCCTTACCATTGTAGAGCCGGCCGCCCTGGCTGCGCCGCTACGCGAGCTGGCCCAGCGGGCGCACGACTTTTTTTGCCGGCCCGACTAA
- a CDS encoding SRPBCC domain-containing protein has translation MDTPFVLEQLYQAPMEKVWDALTHENRLRAWYFSQLKRFEPVEGFVFEFADDGSAYQKQWRVTQVVEGEKLAHSWQYTGYPGRSEVTFELVAEGAATRLRLTHTGLASFPADPHFARSRFEAGWQHLLGSNLKQHLESSL, from the coding sequence ATGGATACCCCCTTCGTACTGGAACAGCTATATCAGGCCCCGATGGAAAAAGTCTGGGACGCGCTGACCCATGAAAACCGCCTGCGGGCCTGGTATTTTTCGCAGCTGAAGCGGTTTGAGCCGGTGGAGGGCTTCGTGTTTGAGTTTGCCGATGACGGCTCGGCGTATCAGAAGCAGTGGCGGGTTACGCAGGTCGTGGAAGGGGAAAAGCTGGCCCACAGCTGGCAGTATACAGGCTACCCTGGCCGCTCGGAAGTCACCTTTGAGCTGGTGGCAGAAGGCGCCGCAACCCGGCTGAGGCTTACGCACACCGGCCTGGCCAGCTTCCCTGCCGACCCCCACTTTGCCCGCAGCCGATTTGAAGCCGGCTGGCAGCACCTCCTGGGAAGCAACCTGAAGCAACATCTGGAATCGAGCCTTTAA
- a CDS encoding YwqG family protein: MDVTSGLSTQLHAKLQGLLQTKQQLLIEPAERPTASQLLSHIGGDPYFELGETWPVNPETGQPLELIFQLINPDGTMPWPFEAQVVQFYHNYYSGELPYDDSEPHDYRIKLYPRARPEQMLQLPRPAALPPIAFSYLCTQAVPSLPDDDELDMISPSTEALCRQLRPDDWRKAYNEAVTALAGEPDLGSWVGGYAQWLQSASPTGEFWLQFDSTNEFSWGDSGLLYFFADFDDPTQISFQLQSC, from the coding sequence ATGGACGTTACCTCCGGGCTGAGCACCCAGCTGCACGCCAAGTTGCAGGGGCTGCTTCAAACCAAGCAGCAATTACTAATAGAGCCGGCCGAGCGCCCCACGGCCTCGCAGCTGCTCTCACACATCGGCGGCGACCCGTACTTTGAGTTGGGCGAAACCTGGCCGGTAAACCCCGAAACCGGCCAGCCCCTGGAGCTGATTTTTCAGCTGATAAACCCCGATGGCACTATGCCCTGGCCCTTTGAGGCGCAGGTGGTGCAGTTCTACCACAACTACTACAGCGGTGAGCTGCCCTACGATGACAGCGAGCCGCACGACTACCGCATAAAGCTCTACCCTCGCGCCCGGCCCGAGCAGATGCTGCAGCTGCCGCGCCCGGCTGCGCTGCCTCCCATTGCCTTCAGTTACCTGTGCACGCAGGCCGTACCTTCCCTGCCCGATGACGATGAGCTGGATATGATCAGCCCGTCCACCGAAGCGCTCTGCCGGCAGCTGCGCCCCGACGACTGGCGCAAAGCCTATAATGAGGCCGTAACGGCCCTGGCCGGCGAACCGGACCTGGGCTCCTGGGTGGGCGGCTATGCACAGTGGCTGCAAAGTGCTTCCCCCACCGGCGAGTTCTGGCTGCAGTTCGACAGCACCAACGAATTTTCCTGGGGCGACTCCGGCCTGCTCTACTTTTTTGCTGACTTCGACGACCCAACCCAGATTTCCTTCCAGCTGCAAAGCTGTTGA
- a CDS encoding RNA polymerase sigma factor — MPVPADLEDLLLRCRRREPAAQRALYARYAGQMLGVARRYTRTVPEAEDILQDAFVKVFTYLDDFRAQGSLEGWIRRIVVTTAITYWQSGKMRRQQVVLDEVVEPIAPDADVLDRLTVAEVLKLVEQLPDGCRLVLMLYAVDGYTHGEISELLGIQESTSKAQLSRARKQLNVLHQRQANFIRHD, encoded by the coding sequence ATGCCGGTTCCTGCTGACTTAGAAGACCTGCTACTGCGCTGCCGACGACGCGAACCGGCGGCGCAGCGGGCCCTGTATGCCCGCTACGCCGGCCAGATGCTGGGCGTAGCGCGCCGCTACACGCGCACGGTGCCCGAGGCCGAAGACATTCTGCAGGACGCCTTCGTGAAGGTGTTTACTTACCTCGATGATTTCCGGGCCCAGGGCAGCCTGGAGGGCTGGATCCGGCGCATCGTAGTTACTACCGCCATCACCTACTGGCAAAGCGGCAAAATGCGCCGGCAACAGGTCGTGCTGGATGAGGTAGTAGAGCCTATTGCCCCTGATGCCGATGTGCTTGACCGCCTGACTGTGGCCGAAGTCCTGAAGTTAGTGGAACAGCTGCCCGACGGCTGCCGGCTGGTGCTCATGCTCTACGCCGTGGATGGCTACACGCACGGCGAAATCAGTGAGCTGCTGGGCATCCAGGAAAGTACTTCTAAAGCGCAGCTCAGCCGGGCCCGCAAACAACTCAACGTGCTGCACCAGCGGCAAGCCAACTTTATCCGCCATGACTGA
- a CDS encoding PorT family protein: MTDLPDEDRLDESLRHTFNDFHLPPDDQVWAGIEQRIAGLPPPPTPARRPLPLPLLLAALVGLLLGWLLPRPATNLEPEVAKAPARAAGRAIPAPRPAPAAPNLLPEVGKQWTYARSAPTGSQQHPVLSVAWRKNAFARANSAQQLIKGRAIASKLLAVPAVPDSGRVPTTDTQRILAALPEVAAERVSPSDSVPGTVRTLVALERRVLVQLGDSVYASRATLLATLRAEQTELIRLRHHTDSLLLALSGLANPSQPAAATLPSPDTAQRQRPARRWSVSLTATPEQNYLRLQTAPSDTLLQERRNHESGRKGLNAALLAEYQLTNRWSIASGLGYNTYGAELRLSSHRTDVSIVYDTTVTHQVSVSTSTNTVYSVREDSIPQLTPVLNQSGQLIGYDTVYFMRPDTVYTTIVQHDSIRTTQQTITPLINKREITTYKKLRPTYHFVTLPLILRYRLTPGNGRWWADIAGGTQLQLFTGGTQLVTEDGRTYRTERVRPRESLFRTLNVSLLGSLAMNYALTPRFSVSVAPSLRWQVLSVYKPETGLRQQPTATGLQLGMRWKL, encoded by the coding sequence ATGACTGACCTGCCCGACGAAGACCGTCTTGACGAGTCGCTGCGCCATACCTTCAACGACTTTCACTTGCCGCCTGACGACCAGGTGTGGGCCGGTATCGAGCAGCGGATTGCCGGCTTGCCGCCACCTCCCACGCCCGCCCGGCGCCCGTTGCCGTTGCCGTTGCTGCTGGCCGCGCTGGTCGGGCTGCTGCTTGGCTGGCTGCTGCCCCGACCCGCTACAAACCTGGAACCTGAAGTTGCCAAGGCCCCGGCCCGCGCCGCCGGGCGTGCTATTCCAGCTCCCCGACCTGCGCCGGCCGCCCCGAACCTTTTGCCCGAAGTCGGCAAGCAATGGACTTACGCTCGTTCCGCCCCAACTGGAAGTCAGCAGCACCCGGTGCTTTCCGTGGCGTGGCGCAAAAATGCGTTTGCCCGTGCAAATTCAGCTCAGCAACTGATAAAAGGCCGTGCCATAGCCTCAAAGCTGCTGGCTGTTCCCGCCGTGCCGGACTCGGGCAGGGTGCCAACAACTGATACGCAACGGATATTGGCAGCACTGCCAGAGGTTGCTGCGGAGCGTGTCAGCCCCAGTGATTCGGTGCCCGGCACAGTGCGCACGCTCGTCGCGTTGGAGCGGCGGGTGCTGGTGCAGCTGGGCGACTCCGTGTACGCCAGCCGCGCCACACTGCTGGCTACGCTGCGCGCCGAGCAAACCGAGCTCATACGGCTGCGGCACCACACCGACAGCCTGCTGCTGGCGCTGAGCGGTTTGGCCAACCCAAGCCAGCCGGCGGCAGCCACTCTGCCTTCCCCGGATACCGCGCAGCGCCAGCGGCCAGCGCGCCGGTGGAGCGTAAGCCTGACGGCTACGCCGGAACAGAACTACCTGCGGCTCCAAACGGCGCCGTCCGACACTCTGCTGCAGGAGCGCCGCAACCACGAAAGCGGCCGCAAGGGTCTTAATGCCGCGCTTCTGGCTGAGTACCAGCTAACCAACCGCTGGAGCATAGCCAGTGGTCTGGGCTACAACACCTACGGGGCGGAGCTGCGCCTCTCCAGCCACCGCACCGACGTGTCCATCGTCTACGACACTACGGTGACGCACCAGGTGAGCGTCTCTACCAGCACCAATACCGTGTACTCGGTGCGCGAAGACTCCATTCCGCAGCTTACCCCAGTGCTCAACCAAAGCGGACAGCTCATCGGCTATGATACCGTGTACTTTATGCGGCCCGATACGGTGTACACCACCATCGTGCAGCACGACAGCATCCGCACTACCCAGCAAACCATTACGCCCCTGATCAATAAGCGGGAAATAACCACCTACAAAAAGCTGCGGCCCACTTACCACTTCGTGACGCTGCCCTTGATCCTGCGCTACCGCCTTACTCCCGGCAACGGCCGCTGGTGGGCCGACATAGCCGGGGGCACCCAGCTGCAGCTATTTACCGGGGGCACCCAGCTGGTGACTGAAGACGGGCGCACCTACCGCACGGAGCGTGTGCGGCCCCGCGAAAGTCTATTCCGAACCCTGAATGTGTCGTTGCTCGGAAGCCTGGCCATGAACTATGCCCTTACCCCGCGCTTCAGCGTGAGCGTGGCCCCCAGCCTGCGGTGGCAGGTGCTGTCGGTGTACAAGCCCGAAACGGGCCTCCGGCAGCAGCCCACCGCCACGGGGCTGCAGCTGGGCATGCGGTGGAAACTTTAA
- a CDS encoding SWIM zinc finger family protein, whose product MTDFAYAYAQASSLTRQAEGDTLLLAAYAENAPASGAACFFRGQLRDPWLAARGLTTLAKVVASRFVPQSAALRDPIVTAGAGQLRFEAFSSCNGVYARLDLGPAALDGEFVHSGTTNVDFNEPMVNALSRISRTEPVRLSVGQQEVTLERAAGHVTERKVTLPERWLKGLTAAQDYLARMEERLTLTRVQAAQLLQTLPAGAARTDTFLVVRGGRPAFSPVAGPGGVRIGGAHRLRLLDGLLPLSETVRLYATPDGQASAVVLTLGSGHEFLLALSAEVNRGFSGEGAQLETLAEELPAEWLTGANNLFQSNETLNPTLFGLTHDLSPATVARLCAHLSALGLLGFDLRDNQYFYRRLPFKTERILKLNPRLKNARALLDNADDVQLVGVGPQGRTEVRVRGTGVWHTVVLSGTEPARCTCTWFTDNQGQRGPCKHILAAQLRFG is encoded by the coding sequence ATGACTGACTTTGCTTATGCCTACGCCCAGGCTTCCTCCCTCACCCGCCAGGCCGAAGGCGACACGCTGCTGCTGGCCGCGTACGCCGAGAATGCGCCTGCCAGCGGAGCAGCCTGCTTTTTCCGGGGCCAGCTGCGTGACCCCTGGCTGGCGGCCCGGGGCCTCACTACGCTGGCCAAAGTAGTGGCTTCGCGCTTTGTGCCCCAGAGCGCCGCCCTGCGCGACCCTATCGTGACGGCCGGGGCAGGTCAGCTGCGCTTCGAGGCCTTCTCCTCCTGCAATGGAGTGTATGCCCGGCTGGACCTGGGGCCGGCCGCTCTCGATGGCGAGTTTGTGCACAGCGGCACCACCAACGTCGACTTCAATGAGCCCATGGTAAACGCTCTGAGCCGCATCAGCCGGACGGAGCCGGTGCGGCTGAGCGTGGGCCAGCAGGAAGTTACGCTGGAGCGCGCGGCCGGCCACGTCACCGAGCGCAAGGTGACGCTGCCGGAGCGCTGGCTCAAGGGCCTTACAGCGGCCCAGGACTACCTTGCCCGTATGGAAGAGCGGCTGACGCTTACCCGGGTGCAGGCGGCCCAGCTGCTGCAAACCCTGCCGGCCGGCGCAGCCCGCACCGACACTTTCCTCGTGGTGCGCGGGGGCCGGCCGGCTTTTTCGCCGGTAGCCGGGCCGGGCGGGGTGCGCATTGGTGGGGCCCACCGCCTGCGTCTGCTCGATGGCCTGCTGCCGCTCAGCGAAACAGTGCGCCTCTACGCCACCCCCGATGGGCAAGCCAGCGCCGTGGTGCTCACGCTAGGCAGCGGCCACGAGTTTCTACTAGCGTTGTCGGCGGAGGTGAACCGGGGCTTTTCGGGGGAAGGCGCTCAGTTGGAAACCCTGGCGGAGGAGCTGCCGGCCGAATGGCTGACCGGGGCCAACAACCTGTTTCAAAGCAACGAAACCCTCAACCCCACCCTTTTTGGGCTGACCCACGACCTGAGCCCGGCCACCGTGGCGCGGCTGTGCGCCCACCTCTCGGCCCTGGGCCTGCTGGGCTTCGACCTGCGCGACAACCAGTATTTCTACCGGCGCCTGCCGTTCAAAACAGAGCGCATCCTGAAGCTGAACCCACGCCTGAAAAATGCCCGCGCCCTGCTCGATAATGCCGACGACGTGCAGCTGGTGGGCGTGGGGCCGCAGGGGCGCACGGAGGTGCGCGTGCGGGGTACGGGCGTGTGGCACACCGTGGTGCTGAGCGGCACCGAACCGGCCCGGTGCACCTGCACGTGGTTTACCGACAACCAGGGCCAGCGGGGGCCGTGCAAGCACATTCTGGCGGCGCAGCTGCGGTTTGGGTAG